gccgagtgatctgctctccttgcaagccttgttctttgagttttaacatgcgatccaacaattccaaggcttgggcagcttcatctccgattggaagagagttccaagtatcttggtacaccgggggaagacaagagtattcgggaagagcaggctcaggattctgaacataaaaccagttcgcatgccatcctttgtttgaagtcttgaagggcattgAGAAGTATTTctggctcagagttcccctcagctgaaatccggcccctccgactacacatggcttactcttgtttggttggggtttGAGAAAGAAGATTCGGCGGAACAGGGCGAAGTGGGGTTTAATTCCTAAGAAGGCTTCACAGACATGGATGAAATTGGCAATGTGGACTATGGAattcgggtttaggtgatgcaagctgattccatagaagttcaagatcccgcggaaaaatttcgaggtcggaagagcgaagccgccgtagaagaaatgcgagaagaccacaatctcgtgtgtatcgggggttgGAAAAAtctcaccgcacgctggccgccacccgatgatctccttagcagggagaacgccgtgcgccatcatctccttcaggttctcttCCGTTACGTCAGacggcgcccattggccttcaaagctttctttctcctccgccatcgattttacccgaatgcgctgatttgattcgagggatggccgGGGAGAAgtgagggattgaggcggtggatcacgggaaagattttgatgcacttttcgaaggtggatttgagtggagtggtgaaccctagttcgccggcgcagtTCTGCACTGTAGCAAgaagtggggaaaatggcgagagttccggcggggaagacgaagcgtcgcttggatctcggatttcttgttaagggtatcggaggtgcaaatgggcctaggcctgaacagtacttcagcccaatactttttacagcgtggcccattgtgttccttagggacttaggcatattttgctttggcaatattatgcgcacaatagtgttgcccaatgctgataaaatcctttttatgcggtcatataattctttggaattattgcaatgcaaattaaaaggtgcccgacagaaaagcgttatgctgtttttgtaagctttcattaggctacaaaagctgtctgggttaacttggaatgacttgtttttatcatagtcatttccttggtatattatatgcctgttttcattatggtaaatagtcatagcctaggctattagacttatttattaccataatttttataatacttggtgggtaatctttagagtttttattcggatgcctgttaagtgtgttcattcgtgaaccttttagagtgttaacCACTCGGATTTCTTTTATTATGGCTAGAAAGCAGTCGGCAAGAATGCCTCTGTAGGCGTCGcatatgcttttgtcatatgatgcatgattgtgctattattttgttctcaactatatgtttagtttgttaactaatcacatagttgggggctacacctaattaggtgcatctattcgatgcaccatattctttaccttttcgccctttacagtcttcgtcttcgctactcggcgggccttggcatgaaaagtttgaagcactcggattattttTGAGATGGCTAcgatggttgactgcaaaggtctcgggggctactgtggagattatggatatcccatatctacacggcgatggtatttggGCTGGGTACAGGATGcctaatgtagatagaatatcttatctgtatctcgggtttgtttcttaacttgtgtatcaaggaaacaccctgagacttagtcggttacgactatATTTCATCTGTATTTGCATATTCCGTttgggatatagattatcttttgtaacacggactcctccccatatataaggggggtccgggtgcctctaggggcggTTGTTGGATTTTctctaaatcatacaatcaataacacactcggcggattcatccccggacaggagtagggtattacttcttttataagaaggcctgaacctgtataaatcctttgtctccaaacccatacactttcctagcttgatagccacccccttttatcaTTGCcaaaatctagtttcgacacaaTTAATGATTTTCCAGCATTTGGAAACTTGTCAGGCATGAGCACAAAAGATAAATATGCATGTCCTTCATGCCACACTGAAACCTGCTACCACAGACTTGTTAATGGGCACAAATATTGTTATACGGGACATCGCCACTTCCTGCCGAGGCGACATGCCTAGAGGAACAATGACACTTCTTTTGATGGCCAAAAGGAAAAGCTTAGCTCTCGAAAACCATTGTCAGAAGATGATATTATTTCTCAGTTTGAGAAATTCGAACAGGTTATTGCTTCCATCTTATTATTGAATCTTTTTGTGTGATGGTTCTAaattaaaaaatcaaactaTGCATGATGATTTACTTACTAGATGTGACATGATAATACTATTAAATTGATTTTGAGGATAGTTTGTCCCTGATGCAAATTTAAATACAGAATAATTTATTTGTCTCATTGGTTTGGAATATTAAGCTTTCATGCCCCTTCACTATGACTAATCTTTTTTTAGAACTATGACTAACCATATGAATTTAGTTTTAGCACCTTACTATTGCTGCCATATGTTTATTTCAGGTGGAGTTTGGGAAAtctgggaagaaaagaaaacgctCTAGTACATTGTATGGTACTTGGAAGAAAAAGAGTATTTTTTACCAATCCCCATATTGGAGCAAACTGACTAAAAGGCATAATTTGGATATCATGCACATTGAGAAGAACATTTGCGATAGTATCGTTGGCACCTTGCTAAATCTAGATGGCAAGACAAAAGATACAATCAAATATCGCTTTGATATGGAACTCATGGGAATACGTCGTGAACTTCATGCAACTCTAGCCGGTGATGGTAAATATAAAGTCCACCCTGCTTGCTACACCATGTCTTCACATCAGAGAAAAGCATTTTGTGAATTTCTTACACAGATCAAGGTCCCAGATGGTTATTCTGCAAAGGTATCTCATTATGTAAATGTACATACTTATCTGGTACGTACAAACTAAGGCTAAAACGACACGACTAGACTGATTTTTTCTATGTTGaacattataaattataaattagtaGATGACGTCTATGCACATAGTAGAAATGTTATATTTGTAAACTTAGTTTCCACTTTATCTTTCTTTGTGTCTATCCTTGCATCATtacttggatttttatttttttatgcaatCATTATGCCTTATTATATGTTTATCTTTCTTAGACACATGTTTGTAAACAGTTTAAATCAATGATAAAATCAGCAAGATTAACCTTACCGTGCAATTTTGACCTTGTTTGCACGCAACAAACAAGTTCATGCACCAAAACGAGCGTTTTACAAGTTCATGCACTAGATTGTACCCAcctgacaagttcgtgtaccgctgatgcaatttactcaacTATATATTTCTAAATCTATTGATTGTATTTGAGATATTGGAACAATATTCCAAGGGAGATCGTTCTATCACAAAAGAGATCTCTGATCTAGCAAGTGGCCCTGATTCTCGAGTTAGTCATTACTCGAGTTATATGATTAATGGATGGAAATAGAACATAAAAGAGAGAGACATGTTACTTCAAACACAGAATAGTGGGGTATATGTAAAAGGTGATGAAGAGATTGGAAACAAAGATTACTTTGGTGTGCTCACAGATATAGTAAAGCTATCATATGGTAAGTACCATGTCGTACTATTCAAATGTGATTGGTGGGATGTGAATACTGCACGGTGAATTAAAAAAGACCGGCACAAGTTTACCCTGATAAATACAACACGGAAATTGCTGGTTGACGAGCCATATGTTCTAGCGTCTCAAGTAGAACAAGTATATTATGTTAAAGATACGATAGATCCTAAATGGTGTGTGGTGGTAAAAACTAAACTCGTGATATGTATGATGTACCTGAAGAAGAAATTGGTTTAAGGGAATCAAATAACGTTGGTTCTCAAGCATGCCAGGAAAATGAGGAGATGACTGATGCATCAAACTCAAATGTAATAGAAGATGATGCCAACAGGACAGTTAACAACCTAGAAGTTGAAGGTGAACAAGTTGAGGCATATCGAATAAATCCAGATAACAGGTGGGCACCTATAAAAGTTCCCGATGGTTTGGCCCAACATTACGTCGGTTTGTCCTGACTTGTGGGCCCCTCATGATTCGCGGAAGTGTGTTTCTTTGCATGCCGGCTTCATTTCTCCTTCAATTTGAGGTATAATTAATGCATCCATGTTAATTCTCTTACCGTAATACAACTACATTATTTATTATTGGTATAGGTGTAAGAAATACTAATTTTCCCTTTATTCATTGTGCTAGTTGGCGGTCGAAATTGGTACTTAACGACCGTCAATACTGATATTTGGAGCACTCCTTTTGGAGCTTCCCCTTACTTTCTTCCTAAATTCTAACACTACTAGGGACTAGCCTAACTTTGTAAATGAATTATACTCCACTTGTTGTGCAATTTGATAGTGAGAGCTTCTCCTCCTTATTTAGAGTTGTAATAATTGTTTGGAGGTCGAGTAAGCCCGGAAATCAAGCATAATTGTCATTGGACCTTCAGGATCTTGCTCCACGTGTTGGCTGACAGCAAGGGGAGGCAAAGGCGATTTGGCCGACCTTGGGTTCAGCCGACCCCTTTGGCCCACCTCCAAGACAATCCTGCTGGGAGGCTGCTTGGTGGGCCCTGTACATGTTATACTTTGGTTGGGCACAATGGTACgtggttttgatttttttttttttttgcggagaGTAGGTGGTTTTGATTCTCATGTAGGGTCTCCAATCTATGTATTTACGTTCGACTTTCTGGAGGTGTTTTTTGTCGCATGGCGGGTGGTTTTCGCCCATAATTCACCTTCATACAAATATTCACTAACACTTGTACAAATTATTAGTAATAACCACCGCTCTAAATTTGGTATTCCATTTTGTATTCTTTAAATTGCTTTTATGCTGGAATTGACGATGGAATTTGGTAGTTAAGGACTGTTGTCGGTGAAATGAGCCCGGGGATACGCACAGTAGAGAGAAGTGTCCTTCCCATCTAGTGGCGTGGCTACGCGACCTCGCTTCCCCCCGCCCCTCGGGTAGCGCTGAGGTGGCCAGGGGGCCTCAGGGTGCACGTCGCACCCCTCGGGCTTTCGAGGCGTGCCACCCCGAGGCCCTCACCCGACCACCACATGGCAGAGAGAGCGGGCGGGGTGAAAGACACTGCTCCGCGCCTTCGATGCGCGGCGCCCCAACCGCCCCATGCCGCATTTAATACGGCATGGAGGGACGTGCGGCGCCGCTCGATTGACCTATGTCAATCGAGCTTGACCAGCCTGTGATTGGTCACAGGAGACGGGACGGGGTAGTGCCCCCACGATCTACCCTGTGTCAGGCGGagtgggggcaggtatgcccTGTCCCATCGGCACGCTGCTAGGGGCGCCCCACGCGCGTGGTGAGCCGCCGAAGTCTTCATACAATTAATAGGGTATGACAGggatgtcccccgtgtcaggcggggggcgGCACCGGGCCCCACCTAAAGCCAGGCGACCATGTTGCTTCCGGTTGAAGCAAAGGATAGCGGTATGAATAGAGCCTTGTGGGCCCCCCTCCCTAGGAGGGGTAGGTGCAAACGGGTCATGTGGTATCAACTTGAACTATGAAAGGAGGACCTCGCCCACCAAGAAAAGGGACGATTCTAAGACAACTGGAGCTCGAGAAGGAGAACAGCTAGGTTTCCCTCCGGAGCTCAAAACCTCTTGTAAGAATTCACCATAATCCCACACacaagagtagggtattacgcccgagagcggcccgaacctgtataatccttGCTCTCCTACACAGCCACGAGGGCGATCTAGCGGTTAGACAGCAAGCGGAAGCAACACCTTGATCATCGCGCCATttccccggccgaactcacaaagggggatcTCACGAtcacccgctagagaggatcactcctcgacagcTGGCGCGCCAAGTAGGGGAAGTCCGCACGCTTGAGAAGGAAGTTGTTTTCTTCCGCACCAAGTTTCTCTCCGTCCTCAACGATCATGGTTGAGGTGGTGGAGCAGGAGGCGGTGGTACGCACCCCACTCCTTCCGGGAGTGAGGATGCAAGCGGGAGTCGCGATCCCTGCCACCGTCACCAGAATTCTCCAACTCCTCCGCGTCGCAGTCCCCGACGGCGGGAGGACCCCGATCGATCTAGGGGCTCGGCCCTTTCCTCGCCGCCTGGCGGGCGGAGGCCACGCCATGCCGGGGTGTGTCGCCGCCTAACCTACGGCGACGGAGGCTCGCCCCACGGCGCACTTCAGGTGGTGGGGGCTCTTTTGCGGCACCCTCCCGTCATCCCGGAGCCGGAGACTCCCATCCAGTGATGGTTGGACgatgtggccaacttggtcaccGCCTCTCTGCGGCAGCTGGCCGCCGAAGGCCAGCTCGAGACCACGGGTACAGCGTACCCCCACCACCCTCTCGTCGTCTGCATGAAGGAGAGCCCATCGGTCAGCCTTGACCTCGAGGCGATCAATAgctccgtcgtcgtcgaggccCTCGGAGAGCCGAAGGCATGACGACGATCTCTACGGAGAACAAGACGCTCGGATCAACATCGAGTGCTGCAGGGACGAGCGTCGTGCTACCCGCATGGgagagggcgcctcctcgtcagGAGTATCGCACCCCTCCGCGCAAGCCGGCTCGCTCCCCACGTCCATTCCTGGTGGGACCGGGTGCAAGGCTTTCGTGGCGAGTCTCCGGAATGTCCAGTGGCCCCCGAAGTTCCGCTCCAAcctcaccgagaagtatgatggcagCATCAACCCCTCTGAGGTCCTCCAGATCTATACCACGGTCATCATGGAGGCGGGGGGAGATGACCGGGTCATGGCAAATTACTTTCCCATGGCACTTAAGGGTCAGGCGCGCAGCTGGCTCATGACCCAGCCCCTCGACTccatccactcctgggaggacctCTACCAGCAGTTCGTTACGAACTTCCAGGGCCTCTTATCCCCGCCTAGGAGAGGAGGCGGATCTGCACGTTGTGCAGCAAAGGGATGAAGAGTCCCTCCGCTCGTACATACAGCGTTTCTGCCAGGTCCGCAACACCATCCCCTGCATACCGGCCCACGCGGTCGTTTATGCATTCCGGAgcggtgtgcggcacaaccgcatgctcaaGAAGATCGCTTCCAAGGAGCCGAAGACCACCACCGAGCTTTTCGAGCTAGCAAACAAGGTGGCttggaaggaggaggcgtgggCCTGGAACTCCCCTGGCTTtggtgcggcggctgcggctgccccCGGCCCTCGAGTCCACTCCCCGCTCCATGCGGCGGgacaagaggaggaagaggaagccgGCCCACTCTGACAACGAGGGCCACGTCCTTGCCACGGACGGCCCCTCTCGGACCCTGCGCAAGGATAAGGCCACCGGCGATAAGCCGAGTACCACCCACCCCCCGTTGGCAACCTGCGAGAGGAGGCCAAGGAAAAGGCCCCCGCCAATGACGACAATGACAGCGAGGACCTGGAATTCCAGGTACCTCAGGGGACTGTAGCCACACTCGACCGGGGGGGGGGGacgggggggggaggggggggctTGCGCTCACGCTTCCCGTCGCAGTTTCAAGGCAGTTTCAAGGCCATGAGGCGTGAGCTTCTGGCCGCCGTCCCAAcccacgaggcggcgcggcaggcACGCTGGTCGGAGGTGAAGCTCACTTTCGACTAGAGTAACCACACGATGGTGCTCGCCCGTGGAGGGAAGCTGGTCCTCGTGGTCTCCCCGACCATCCATAACATCAAGATGAAGCGCGTCTTGATCGACGGGTGGGCCAGCCTCAGCATCATCTCCCCGACGGCCTTCCATGCCCTCGAGGCCCCGGGGAAGAGGCTTCAGCCGTCGCTGCCAATCATTGGCGTGAcaccggggcacacgtggccttTGGGCCACGTCGCGCTCCCAGTCAACTTTGGCGACTCTACCAACTTCCGCACTGAGCGGATTGACTTTGATGTGGCAAATCTCAATTTGCCcaacaacgcggtcctgggaaGGCCCGccttggtgaagttcatggccgccacccactatgcctacctccagatgaagatgccgagCCCCAGTGGCCCCATCACtatcacgccctgaagttcccctttccagctttaaaatttgtaaaataaatcgtccgaagaaattgttcaatttaacctagagctaattcctcaaattaataaatgcaaataataatcaaaatcggcatgtggaatttttcttggattctacatatcaaaatatgctaacaggatttttagtggaattttcagagccctaaaaataattttaacaaattaaaaatgagcaagtgcaatatttaatcctaggaattcattttccttttttcctcctttttcttttccttctttttctcttttgggCCACCAGCCCATCtcctcccgcgctcggcctcctcttCGTTGGGCCGGCCCGCGCCTCTCTCTACTCTctgggacgccgacaggtgggccccacctgtcagtcgtctcctacctccggccattggagccggagctccaaccgcccgcgctgccgcgcccacgccgctcctcccgcgcccacgcAGCGCCGCTCCCGCGTTCTTCCCCCACGTCGCCCGCCCACGCCCCGCCTTCCcgcccgcgcacgcgcgccCAAAAAGGGTGGGATTCGGTTTGAatccccactctctctctccaccatcCCCACTAACTCCGGCAAAATCGAGCCCCCTCCCGGCCACGATCGGCTCCTCCGCCCCTATATAATCCATCCCCgcatcctcctctccttttttcccttttcgCCGCGTTATCGCACGCTCTCTACCGTGCCCGTGCCGAACTCCTctagcgccgccgctcgccgccgtgctctggccacccgccgccacctctaGAGCCGTCGCcacaccgcgccgtcgccgccgccaggttcGCAAGCTTGTGCGCTACCCCGTCCGCCGTTTCCCCGGTCAATCCCGCCGCTGGAGCTTGCTTCTCCTCGCGCGCCGTGAGCACCACCACtttcgccgccttcggccatggtttccgctCGCCGTggaccacccctctccctctaatccctTCCATTTTGTCCCCTAGGTGGACCCGGAGCTTGTCCGCCCATCGCCGTTGCCCTCCGGTTGctcaccgtcgccgttcgtcgtcgcctcctcccgcgccggccaaCTCACGGTGAGgcacccctccccctccttcccccttcctctccctcctagcgtcGAGCCGGGCCGAGTCGCCACTTcagccatgcgccgccgccttcgcgccgccaccatcggccgccgcctccagccgccggttgccgtcgccggtaaCCGCGTGCTGCTGCCAGCTCCGCGTGCGCCGCTGCCCCATGGCCGGCCGGTCAGCtcggagccgagccgagccaggcgcctcgcccctccccttgagccgatgccgagtggggcccacctgccagtgctccttcccttcccctcgaGTCACTGTctagtggggcccgcctgtcggcgccctccttgatgacgtcagccctgggatatattgcgcaataaataattaaggTTTTTCtctttatagtaaaaacacagataatcttctaaaattcataactaattcatccgagctccatttaagtccattcaagtctcagtaaatcaagaaaaatgcaaagaatccattagaaatagttttgtttcctgtttcagtagtcttatagcatgttttgcttgtgtgctttgtttgtcgtgtAGATCTCGGCTGTTTCGTCGATCCACGGTTTCTCAAAGACGTTgatgtggtctcatcagtgcgagagcaaggcaagtcatacatcacaattgatcatattgtacccaatttacaaatgacccgcgtttctattaaatattgcattgttttacaatatcatgtgggatgggtcctattactcagctatatgttgtttcccttacgccattgataacttgggtattaagaAGACTAGAAGTTgttttaggagatgcttagccatgcttagttcaactagcccACAAATGGGGAATCagattaatgcatagactttgattattggcatagctttggattagtgccaccgcaatggtgttagttaattaaaatacactacatggtgggctgtgggtgcatggttttgctagttgtgcccatggcgattatggaccggttcgcgggaaaccctggaagaatttatcgtgcttaccacaagccagcgtgggcaacggctgggcttgtagtgtagctttcctctagccgacgtacccaggcgagggtgggcgtgatggagttggatcggccggggtgtccggttgatcggcttccggattcaccgcggcacgagaggggggctgcccgttgcctgctagggacgggggcgaaccctgaggtgtggtgcgatcagctagagggggttatgcgaaaggtcctgtcacggcctctttccagtATGTCGTGGagacatgtcggcgcacgggaacgtgtcgtggggctgtgtcttgtgggtacagttgtacacctctgatcagagtaaaactattcgaatagccgtgcccgcggttatgggcggtcgaccagattcaccgtgattagtctcacccctagttagctaatggaactggttagttcaagtggtggtttgggcctgactcaacgtggtgtagcattGAGCAGTGAtcggttaatattgattaactactacaactgttttactactttcaactactgcttttaaatgcctgctttattgcaaaagaacctttagcctcccttggatatatcctgcatcataccttctcttccggtatgacttgctgagtacagtgggtagtactcagtcttgctctcttttcccccacactagagatgaagtccttctcagttggagatgtctcgaagaagttggtttcgtcgc
This genomic window from Oryza sativa Japonica Group chromosome 12, ASM3414082v1 contains:
- the LOC136354529 gene encoding uncharacterized protein → MVLARGGKLVLVVSPTIHNIKMKRVLIDGWASLSIISPTAFHALEAPGKRLQPSLPIIGVTPGHTWPLGHVALPVNFGDSTNFRTERIDFDVANLNLPNNAVLGRPALVKFMAATHYAYLQMKMPSPSGPITITP